The sequence GCATCGGGTCGACGTCCACGTGGACGACCGCGGGTTGATCCGAGGCGATCGCGGAGGACAAGGTCGCTTCCAGCTCCTTCGGCTCGCTGACGCGGAAGCCCTGGGCGCCCATGGCGCGCGCCAGTTCGTCGAAGCGCGTTTCGGCGAAGTCGGTGTTGATCGTGCCCTCGTCCTTGCTGCCAATCGTTTCGCGCAGGGTGCCGATACCGAACTGTTGCGTGAGTTTCACCATGCCCCACTGACGATCGCACAGCACGATGAAGGTCACGGGCAGCTTGGCGCGCACCGCGGTCTCGATCTCCTGCATATGGAAGCCCATGGCGCCGTCGCCCAGCACGCACACCACCTTGCGATCCGGGTGTGCGACTTGTGCTCCCAGGGCCTGACCCACCCCGGCACCGAGCATGCCCAGCTTGAAGGTGGCCAAGAAGGTATTCGGCTCGCGCATGGCGTGGAAGAACTGCGTCCACACGGCAGTATTGCCGCCATCCGCCACCAGCACGTCCGTGTCTTTCAACAGGCGGCTGACCGTGGCGGGCACGTGCGCCGGGTGCAGAGGTGCGTTCTGGTTCTCGAGCGCGGCGTCCAGCTCTTTGCGCGCTTCGACTTTGAGGGCGGCGAGTCGGCCCACGCGCTCGGCGCGCGCTTGGCGCAGGGTTGCCGAAAGCGGCGACGCCTTCAGCGCTCTCGCAAGCTCCCGCAAGAACTCCTTCGCGTCGGCGAGGATCGCCAGCTCCGTCTTGCGATTGAGGCCGAGGATGTCTTCGTCACTATCGACCTGGATCACGCGCTGTTCACCGGGACGGCCCCAGTAGGGCGCCTTGCCCCAGAAGTCCGTTTCGCCCAAGCGCGAGCCGACGACCAGCACCAGATCTGCGGACTTGCGGGCTTCGTCGATGGCGGAGAGCGCACTGGTGGGCAGCGATAGCTCGTGGGTTTCGGGCAAGGCGCCGCGCGCACCCCAACTGGTGCTCACGGGCGCGTGCAGGGCCTCCGCCACCGCGCGGAGCTCGGCGAACGCCTGAGCATGCACGACTCCGCTACCCACGTGGAGCAGCGGGCGCTCAGCGCGCAGGAGAGCTTCGGCGGCACGCTTCACATCTGCCGGGGCGGGCACTGCGGCGCTGCCGCGCCGGTACTCGTGGGGCTCGCGCAGGTAGTCGTCGGCGATCTCGAAGCTGCCGTTGAGCACGTTCTCGGGAATGTCGACGTGCACGACGCCAGGGCGGCCCTTGAAAGAAGTGCGGAAGGCTCGACGCATCATCTCGGGAATGCGATCGAAGGTCGGCACGGTGCCGCTCCACTTGGTCATGGGGCGAGTGACGGCCACCTGATCGAAGTACTGAAACGTACCGCCGCGATCGGGGTAGGCGATGCCCTGGCGACGACAGCTGGTGATGCAGAGCACCCGGTTGCCCTCGCCGTTCTCCACGGCGATGCCCGAGAGCAGGTTGGCCACGCCAGGACCATTGCTGGCGATACACACGCCGAGCTTGCCCGTGAGTCGAGCGTAGGCCCCAGCCATGTGCGCCGCGCTCGTCTCGTGTCGGGGCGAGACGAGCTCGATGCCGTACTTCGAGAAGCTGGCGAAGAGGCCCATGTAGGTGCCGTCCACGATGCCAAAGACCTTCTCCACACCCTCTTTGGCGAGCATCGCCGCCACGACTTCACCACCCAGAACCTGCTTCATTTGACTGCCTCCCACTGGAATGCCCCCGAGGATCCTTGCCCAGAGACATCCTGAAATGTTGCCACTTGACCGATCGGTCAACCTCGATCTACGCTACGATCACTTGTCGCGCAAGGAGTATTTTGAAATTATCCGAGAGAGGCACCGTGGACACTGACCGCTCGGTCAGCATGGGTGACGCTCGGGATGCCTCCGCCGAGCGCATCCTGGCGGCGGCCGACGCCCTGTTTTGCAGCCGGGGATTCCAGGCGGTGAGCGTGCGGGACATCGCCGAGC comes from Polyangiaceae bacterium and encodes:
- a CDS encoding thiamine pyrophosphate-binding protein; this translates as MKQVLGGEVVAAMLAKEGVEKVFGIVDGTYMGLFASFSKYGIELVSPRHETSAAHMAGAYARLTGKLGVCIASNGPGVANLLSGIAVENGEGNRVLCITSCRRQGIAYPDRGGTFQYFDQVAVTRPMTKWSGTVPTFDRIPEMMRRAFRTSFKGRPGVVHVDIPENVLNGSFEIADDYLREPHEYRRGSAAVPAPADVKRAAEALLRAERPLLHVGSGVVHAQAFAELRAVAEALHAPVSTSWGARGALPETHELSLPTSALSAIDEARKSADLVLVVGSRLGETDFWGKAPYWGRPGEQRVIQVDSDEDILGLNRKTELAILADAKEFLRELARALKASPLSATLRQARAERVGRLAALKVEARKELDAALENQNAPLHPAHVPATVSRLLKDTDVLVADGGNTAVWTQFFHAMREPNTFLATFKLGMLGAGVGQALGAQVAHPDRKVVCVLGDGAMGFHMQEIETAVRAKLPVTFIVLCDRQWGMVKLTQQFGIGTLRETIGSKDEGTINTDFAETRFDELARAMGAQGFRVSEPKELEATLSSAIASDQPAVVHVDVDPMLHLWAPGLQTFKDMHQEPAG